One segment of Toxoplasma gondii ME49 chromosome VI, whole genome shotgun sequence DNA contains the following:
- a CDS encoding proteasome subunit alpha1, putative (encoded by transcript TGME49_242290), with translation MAGRSTQAMYDRHITIFSPDGNLYQVEYAMKAVRNCNLTCVAIKGDDSACLVVQKKVAAHQLTQDKHLDSSFVSSLYTLSPTIGSCLVGVFPDCRSIAFRARQEAGEFAYKNGYDMPVYALAKRIADINQVYTQFAYMRLHACTGIMISYDEEAGPSIYKFDPAGFFAGYKACASGTKEQEATNILEKMVKKRSRTTPKEVIECAISAMQHVLAMDFKASDIEVGVVTKDQPAFRILSEHEVEDHLTSIAERE, from the exons ATGGCAGGCCGTAGCACCCAGGCGATGTACGATCGCCACATCACCATTTTCTCGCCGGACGGGAACTTGTACCAAGTCG AGTACGCGATGAAGGCAGTGCGCAACTGCAACTTGACTTGCGTCGCGATCAAGGGCGACGACAGCGCATGCCTGGTTGTTCAGAAGAAGGTCGCCGCGCACCAGTTGACTCAA GACAAACACCTCGACagctccttcgtctcttctctttacACTCTCTCCCCGACCATCGGCAGCTGTCTCGTGGGAGTTTTCCCTGACTGCCGCAGCATTGCCTTTCGCGCGCGACAGGAAGCAG GAGAGTTCGCTTACAAGAACGGCTACGACATGCCGGTCTACGCCCTCGCGAAGCGGATCGCGGACATCAATCAGGTGTACACACAGTTCGCCTACATGCGtctccatgcatgca CTGGCATTATGATATCCTacgacgaagaagctggTCCGTCCATCTACAAATTCGACCCTGCAGGTTTCTTTGCGGGCTACAAG GCGTGCGCATCGGGGACGAAAGAGCAG GAGGCGACAAACATTCTGGAGAAGATGGTGAAGAAGCGCTCTCGCACAACCCCGAAAGAGGTGATTGAATGCGCCATTTCGGCGATGCAGCACGTCCTCGCCATGGATTTCAAGGCCTCCGACATCGAAGTCGGTGTTGTCACGAAAGACCAACCTGCCTTCAG GATCTTGTCGGAGCACGAAGTCGAGGACCACTTGACGTCAATCGCTGAGAGGGAGTAG
- a CDS encoding hypothetical protein (encoded by transcript TGME49_242270~Signal peptide predicted by SignalP 2.0 HMM (probability 0.953) with cleavage site probability 0.216 at residue 46~Predicted trans-membrane domain (TMHMM2.0):12-32) has translation MPFAGEDALRRRSALWWILSATLLLLFLFFLSRFPSVPFLPLSSSSSPPPSSGLASAFSSLVAPARDSSGASGTTAMEDLRGFAIAWRAAGGFLVLRSEKKSKGLHFQIPGGHAEFPQDAASAADFLAHQTVPVAPHSFSASGKGPETENKKKHVDEEEVARATCARELYEETGIDVREDLNRLVPLASAGVGPFKNRFYFFLHLTDELLANAPLAIQAEDASKGKTRTLLYPDNYDHQSPELQVQLAVGLNEHTGFRLVSSAEEAAHLVTKHAGGRSTRALKAFQRLLDKHAPLSPLDAVRAATQSP, from the exons ATGCCTTTTGCCGGTGAAGACGCCCTTCGTCGGCGGAGTGCTTTGTGGTGGATCCTTTCAGCcactctcctccttctcttcttgttcttcctctcgcgttttccttctgttcctttccttccgctctcttcttcttcgtctcctcctccctcttctggcctcgcctctgctttttcgtcCCTCGTTGCCCCGGCCCGAGACTCGAGCGGAGCTTCCGGAACGACTGCGATGGAGGATTTGCGAGGCTTCGCGATTGCCTGGCGCGCAGCGGGGGGCTTCCTCGTGCTccgcagcgagaagaagtcgaagggtCTGCACTTCCAGATCCCCGGCGGTCACGCAGAGTTCCCACAAGATGCCGCGAGCGCTGCGGACTTTCTCGCCCACCAGACGGTCCCCGTGGCTCCGCACTCCTTTTCGGCCTCGGGCAAGGGGccagagacggagaacaagaagaaacacgtggacgaagaggaagtagCAAGAGCGACATGCGCGCGCGAGCTCTACGAAGAGACGGGCATCGACGTGAGAGAAGATCTGAACAGACTCGTCCCGCTCGCCTCGGCAGGCGTCGGCCCTTTCAAGAACCGATTCTACTTTTTCCTCCACCTCACAGACGAGCTCCTCGCCAATGCGCCGCTGGCGATCcaggcagaagacgcgtcGAAGGGCAAAACACGAACGCTCCTCTATCCAGACAACTACGACCATCAGT CTCCTGAACTGCAGGTGCAGCTGGCTGTGGGGCTCAACGAACACACGGGATTTCGACTCGTCTCGAGCGCCGAAGAAGCTGCTCACCTCGTCACCAAGCACGCAGGTGGCCGGAGCACGAGGGCCCTCAAGGCTTTTCAGAGACTTCTTGATAAGcacgcgcctctctctcctctcgacgCGGTTCGCGCGGCGACACAGTCGCCGTGA
- a CDS encoding hypothetical protein (encoded by transcript TGME49_242260~Predicted trans-membrane domain (TMHMM2.0):2803-2826): MQRSLSQSRDFASPMRGARGTRAHAFSREQSEAYRGQEKFGDTAFTRATFLAESDAVGTRSRTALRRREAGDSFRDSLNARYGPELPVNVLPESKTGGRGPRDVEDAGRFGSMANGQSEFPSSRVRATLDSEGCKGYAQTRQAPSLLATSEVYGQLEKALDIEFERPLETLRATPLFSSSRMESAFHATCASTSSSAANAPQNLRNEQPRKTDIPSHLHSSDFQSLSARKTPQASSHDSGGLHFHRSSRVASESPPSGERKPVESSSSRDVYCGSSLQARRETRKPEAAVAAAETPSWTPNLSRRSASRGTFSPPTERATGLRPTSGVSGSGVSAETAGRRAEKPEASGPHSCRDADQPEWPSSLRSHSREFETLASSGLAREGRDQRPTSRREREVGLSSFPQNLKSGLSESRCSVSHSRASNSVASISTDTPSGLAPAYDPWPQEKGNARTRASRVELGRQKERERERDQGRERQREQEHERERDQGREQQRERDWLSREPASGQGVAFSVRACAVEGPTETEVVDRRRVAVCRAGSREERSDMRCTSLVSLPLTGRLPSSRVTPSVSAVSAAARPATRASVERRGDETPAIIGRVASLSGAMREREGEKRERERRAGERDSQCRGSAFVGDSSGSESAESGAPTSRPLRSLATASTNLAAGVSRLPPIPVASHRGVAALLEHRTTQQTGAMVAELRRLADDVHALRDEYLDTGTVSWASVRESATEATNERADYSERRRSERGRRVSITRRGVDSGRGREVDSRGQRREDPRASLREEASSCVSSAFASEARLGKRGEEFLDGRRRSELIAARRVSHSLSPGQFTSTGHAGSTCRQRDLNQQSSLHASALHTSRPLPSLSPFVSSGLLPESSLVSSSLSSRVRVGGASEASSALEASVGKGRVATVSAQAEPNASHRSEGGEESRKRAGKERAVCNQITPLAHPVCAPEDAQRQAKAPFYEARRGGTERSPRDGGENGGPGGRLRATAEREVVNLSRFYSGDKAAKGRCDDVLSSSLYIHRTSISEKGYLGVLHASVGPSVQASVDRQENPVSLVSHVRGGRKEEAVCLETMKATENAREKECEDEEHTVSLSTGQTSSTEVERLLKARTPSSKLWPADPRDLPRAQSGQDRRRVASVSGVRTSLRQISGDSEARSPSFVQAVKEDAQNREENDASTRGRNTFPEKLLGALPQTSSTPISDDEMAFARAGPAELHAQTPCPSSSPFPVQSAAPGDSPPVCCHALSDPFGAGERPRGSSVGMLFPPPSSSALFPASPSLRLRYLRPRETLGETPPSTLCNPEAGEDATDAETGQAPWECQSSPRRVEETCEASSCLCSCVEEDGDSELKPREETPPSCQSSPPPSPLEPPPTGEERSRGLEESEVEAQAGALGRASELAGICSLVFSSLCLWAGKREAGNSRVSSRDPEPGAFPSLQSSRQPESPTPARGPAVAETAGERGDRERFVSPSMEDSRREAFEEIGARTRARAAKRASEWRAFLRLVRRRQLSREGLKPASAREALLTLAALSLSLPHNPLAKTPAPQTPHWTASEPASRPRDKACGCVCEVCSEEWIRASLFSGNAPVFSANDEDLRLCKKDLVLLFLLRSLFRGRLALPLEKAAGGPRGSAGVEGPERPASLWRRVVCTFTSGSEGGPVVSGHQERSASLCGRSEGEKSGRARCRETAESLGLTRWDEAGNTDESRSGGEAETRPRNPTGNACLEEGTLCEPRECGLVAWAVAQLQTPLRTGRLHGTSLFPDDCDECVHIDFSPLVRRLADELGCLGTAGGHALDVARVVFSCSLVGAKGFGVSFHPDRFASVSSLLPDTDCRRLLPVAVSFADWLAAGRAPAPSQPRGCLDTPDAIFALLLTTTARLTGSDVSARPLALCNSVLLKVSASLLHRCASPIASVAAWLLAAGAARLASRSHVSLFAVPLLLAAGGADGGPGGPAASERLSGPLKHVTSGERAEKAHPPALRLSTGRTFGEETQETEEQQWRRQLEEVEEEEGEMLAEAQECWAMLHECSSADQGAATDSRARILKRRLEWNCLRLEGRATALAARRRDLERALRSQPPGRERVDEGEARDITAKPREGGEKGEGREKDWERCTPNKRPVDVDEAKAAQLVDLLWGLTVCGVSARPIFGEIVREGVLSSAAPHLSLEDLCCVACAFAIQASPLETFLSPDSDDDVNADADQSPNAASFPAKNLKPGSLAPQSPSPVSCRFSADQGRAGLKSEAASPASSTRLSLLAADQHRGELPCGEAPISMNRLRPPSSFLDRNIANRLKFYAGLCAPHIRKTDLYQAHLGGDLCLTLRSQGSRSEEKAREDGAARAREEESEGCEGGGCTVSRVAALAPSEERVVVFSQLRDSWLGRAWAAATEERNDEFASLAKGAVRDITAIIFSRQTRQGDLEGNPRYRQEVKLNCGAWACLKYAHRRLGAADARPWGTQLSALARRESGEGESCSVSLSQSRDVFSIRDMQPLAACAADKKSSGQSRSPRGQQSGGYTRAWDTLVPPATTKSFPTETDCASQQGRERSRKDENSGGVALEAGAGAPHRGETDAVGPADKDEAVPGRDRALAEVSPLPRRRPERTGATGTRREERLYAPGGRLAEGEETGESSFGDRPLRLVDLAESPLAVPTRDSSGVGDCLAYHSSEQGDFQGGSGSRCLARSAWVHERGGGGRDCMEEEPTLLLEADNDFFSFFGENDVIAFQGKTEARPREQEFESDWPPFPQPQSGSTQPWEGAGDASEKGQSGSDEHYMCDEEEDILSEDDDEEEGILKPLFRFVLSVAIRGGAYAAYLLMGYALIILATTGLWVSSSAAGRQGPEDSALELAARDACDAKLSFRAKGGRGYDKYGDFYQ; encoded by the exons ATGCAAAGGTCGCTGTCACAGAGTCGAGATTTCGCCTCGCCGATGCGCGGCGCGAGGGGCACCCGGGCGCATGCGTTCTCTCGAGAGCAGAGCGAGGCTTACCGCGGGCAGGAGAAATTCGGGGACACGGCCTTCACGCGCGCGACATTTCTGGCCGAGTCCGACGCCGTTGGGACCCGCTCCAGAACTGCCCTGCGAAGACGGGAGGCAGGCGACAGTTTCAGAGACTCGCTAAACGCTCGATATGGGCCAGAGCTTCCGGTGAACGTCCTACCTGAATCGAAGACAGGAGGCCGGGGTCCGCGAGACGTGGAGGACGCAGGGCGTTTTGGGTCGATGGCCAATGGACAGAGCGAGTTTCCAAGTTCCAGAGTCCGAGCAACCCTGGACAGCGAAGGGTGTAAGGGATATGCGCAGACGCGCCAGGCTCCCTCGCTCCTCGCAACTTCTGAGGTGTATGGacagctggagaaggcgTTGGACATCGAATTCGAACGGCCTCTGGAGACCTTGAGGGCCACTCcgctcttttcgtcttctcgaaTGGAGTCTGCTTTCCATGCGACTTGTGCGTCTACGTCCTCGTCCGCGGCAAACGCCCCTCAGAATCTGAGAAACGAGCAGCCACGGAAAACAGATATCCCCAGTCATCTGCACTCTTCAGATTTCCAGTCTCTGTCTGCGAGGAAGACACCGCAGGCCTCCAGCCACGACTCAGGTGGCCTGCACTTCCACCGCTCTTCGCGCGTCGCCTCGGAGTCGCCGCCCTCTGGGGAAAGAAAGCCTGTAGAGAGCTCCAGCTCTAGAGACGTTTACTGTGGCTCGTCTCTACAAGCGAGACGCGAAACTCGAAAACCGGAGGCCGCTGTGGCGGCTGCTGAAACTCCCTCGTGGACTCCCAACCTTTCTCGGAGGAGCGCCTCCAGAGGGACCTTCTCGCCGCCCACCGAACGCGCGACGGGTCTCCGGCCGACCTCAGGTGTCTCCGGAAGTGGGGtgtctgcggagacagccggGAGGCGGGCGGAGAAGCCTGAGGCTTCAGGGCCCCACTCCTGCAGGGACGCAGACCAACCGGAGTGGCCTTCGTCGCTCAGAAGCCACTCCCGCGAGTTCGAGACGCTTGCCTCTTCAGGACTTGCCCGCGAAGGGCGCGACCAGCGCCCGAcctcgaggagagagcgcgaagtgggcctttcttccttcccccAGAACTTGAAGTCTGGTCTCAGTGAGAGCCGCTGCTCCGTCTCCCACAGTCGCGCATCAAACAGTGTGGCCAGCATCTCCACAGACACTCCCAGCGGGTTAGCGCCTGCATACGACCCTTGGCCGCAAGAGAAGGGCAACGCCAGAACGCGTGCGAGCAGAGTCGAGCTCGGGCGACagaaggagcgagagagagaacgagaccaaggcagagaacggcagagagaacaagaacacgagagagaacgagaccaaggcagagagcagcagagagagcgagactgGCTGTCTCGAGAGCCGGCCAGCGGCCAAGGCGTTGCTTTCTCGGTTCGCGCCTGCGCGGTGGAAGGgccgacagagacggaggtTGTGGACCGAAGGAGAGTCGCTGTATGCAGGGCGGGAAGTCGCGAAGAGAGATCAGATATGAGGTGCacctccctcgtctctctccctttgaCTGGGAGGCTGCCCTCCTCGCGCGTCacgccctctgtctccgctgtctctgcggctgCTCGTCCGGCGACGAGGGCCAGTGTCGAGCGACGCGGTGACGAGACGCCTGCCATCATCGgtcgcgtcgcttctctctctggagccATGCgggagcgagaaggcgagaaaagagaaagagaaagaagagcaggcgagagagattCGCAGTGTCGAG GGTCAGCGTTTGTGGGCGATTCGTCGGGCTCCGAGTCTGCTGAATCAGGCGCCCCCACTTCTCGTCCCCTTCGATCGCTTGCCACCGCTTCCACGAATCTCGCGGCTGGAGTGAGTCGGCTGCCGCCTATCCCTGTTGCTTCTCATCGCGGCGTCGCTGCATTGCTCGAACACAGGACAACCCAACAGACCGGGGCTATGGTGGCCGAGCTGCGACGCCTCGCGGACgacgtgcatgcgctgcgaGACGAGTACCTCGACACAGGGACTGTCTCATGGGCCTCGGTGCGCGAGAGCGCAACTGAAGCAACCaacgagagagcagactACAGCGAACGAAGGCGCTCAGAGAGAGGTCGTCGCGTGTCGATCACACGCAGAGGCGTCGACTCGGGTCGCGGTCGCGAGGTGGACAGCAGGGGACAGCGCAGAGAGGACCCACGGGCgtctctgagagaggaggcCAGTTCTTGCGTTTCAAGTGCTTTCGCTAGCGAGGCGCGCCTTGGAAAACGGGGTGAGGAATTTCTAGATGGACGGAGACGGTCGGAGCTGATTGCCGCGAGGCGCGtctctcattctctctctccagggcAGTTCACTTCTACGGGGCATGCAGGTTCCACCTGTCGGCAGCGAGACCTGAATCAGCAGTCTTCCCTTCATGCTTCCGCGCTCCATACTTCCCgtcctctcccgtctctctctcctttcgtttctAGCGGACTCTTGCCTGAGTCTTCGCTGgtgtcctcttctctgtcttctcgcgtcAGAGTTGGAGGCGCGAGCGAGGCGTCGTCCGCTCTTGAGGCTTCTGTCGGAAAGGGCCGTGTGGCGACTGTATCCGCGCAGGCCGAGCCGAATGCATCGCACCGCAGTGAAGGTGGGGAGGAGTCGAGAAAGCGAGCAGGCAAGGAGCGGGCAGTGTGCAATCAAATCACTCCCCTTGCGCACCCTGTCTGTGCACCAGAGGATGCGCAGCGTCAGGCGAAAGCGCCGTTCTACGAAGCTCGACGCGGCGGGACAGAGCGAAGCCcgcgagacggaggagagaacggagggCCGGGAGGCAGACTGCGAgcgactgcagagagagaggtcgtCAATCTCTCGAGGTTTTACTCAGGAGACAAGGCAGCGAAGGGAAGGTGCGACGATGTCCTATCTTCGtcgctgtacatacaccgcacAAGCATAAGCGAAAAGGGGTACCTAGGGGTTCTCCACGCCTCAGTGGGGCCCTCGGTGCAGGCGTCAGTGGACCGCCAAGAGAACCCGGTGAGTCTTGTCTCGCACGTGAGAGgtgggagaaaagaggaagcagtGTGTCTGGAGACGATGAAGGCAACAGAAAACGCGCGCGAAAAGGAGTGTGAAGATGAAGAACATACTGTCAGTTTGAGCACCGGTCAAACGAGTTCCACAGAAGTTGAGAGACTCTTGAAGGCAAGGACTCCCAGCTCGAAGTTGTGGCCTGCCGACCCGAGAGACCTCCCAAGAGCTCAGAGCGGACAAGACCGGCGTCGCGTAGCCTCcgtctcgggtgtacgtacaaGTCTGCGACAAATCTCAGGCGACTCGGAAGCTCGGTCGCCTTCATTTGTGCAAGCAGTTAAGGAGGACGCGCagaacagggaagagaacgacgccTCGACTCGAGGTCGGAACACCTTCCCAGAGAAGCTTCTGGGAGCGCTTCCGCAGACGTCGTCGACTCCGATCTCCGATGACGAAATGGCCTTTGCTCGAGCGGGTCCTGCTGAGCTTCACGCGCAGACGCCTtgtccctcttcgtctccgttccCTGTGCAGTCGGCTGCACCTGGCGACTCGCCACCTGTCTGCTGTCACGCACTGTCTGACCCCTTTGGCGCAGGGGAAAGGCCTCGCGGCTCTTCTGTCGGGATGCTCTTTCCgcccccttcttcttcggcgctcTTCCccgcctcgccgtctctccgccttcgttACTTGCGTCCGCGGGAGACACTAGGAGAGACGCCTCCGTCCACGCTTTGCAATCCAGAGGCCGGCGAAGACGCGACCGATGCGGAAACAGGCCAGGCACCGTGGGAATGCCAGTCGTCACCTCGACGTGTTGAGGAAACGTGCGAAgcctcctcttgtctctgctcctgcgtggaggaagacggagattCAGAGTTGAAACCACGCGAAGAGACGCCACCTTCGTGTCAATCTTCGCCACCTCCGTCGCCGCTTGAGCCGCCTCCAACTGGGGAAGAACGAAGCAGGGGTTTGGAGGAGAGTGAGGTGGAGGCTCAAGCGGGCGCTTTGGGAAGAGCGTCTGAACTGGCAGGAATTTGTTCGCtcgtgttttcctctctctgtctgtgggcaggaaagcgagaggcggGGAACTCGAGAGTGAGCAGTCGCGACCCTGAGCCTggtgcgtttccttctctccagtcgAGTCGTCAGCCGGAGTCTCCGACCCCGGCTCGTGGGCCCGCTGTTGCAGAGACggcaggggagagaggagacagagaaaggttTGTGTCTCCCTCTATGGAGGACAGCCGGCGCGAGGCTTTCGAGGAAATTGGCGCGCGGACACGCGCCCGCGCCGCAAAACGCGCAAGTGAATGGAGGGCGTTTCTCCGGCTCGTGCGTCGGCGGCAGCTGTCGAGAGAAGGACTGAAGCCTGCGAGTGCCCGCGAGGCCCTCCTTACTCTTgccgcgctgtctctgtccttgCCCCACAACCCGTTGGCGAAGACACCAGCGCCGCAGACACCCCACTGGACAGCAAGTGAGCCCGCCAGTCGACCGCGAGACAAGGCTTGCGGCTGCGTGTGCGAAGTCTGCAGTGAAGAGTGGATCCGCGCGAGCCTGTTCTCGGGGAACGCCCCCGTCTTTTCCGCGAATGACGAGGATTTACGACTCTGCAAGAAGGACCttgtcctcctcttccttctccggaGCCTCTTCAGAGGTCGTCTGGCTCTCCCACTGGAGAAGGCAGCTGGCGGGCCACGGGGCTCCGCAGGCGTTGAGGGGCCCGAGCGGCCAGCCTCGCTGTGGAGGCGCGTCGTCTGTACGTTCACAAGCGGGAGCGAGGGAGGCCCTGTAGTGTCTGGACACCAGGAACGGAGCGCCTCGTTGTGTGGAAGGAGCGAGGGTGAGAAATCAGGGCGCGCACGCTGCCGAGAGACGGCCGAGAGTCTCGGTTTGACACGCTGGGACGAGgcaggaaacacagacgaaAGCCGGAGCGGGGGAGAAGCCGAAACGCGCCCGAGGAATCCGACAGGAAACGCTTGCCTCGAGGAGGGAACTCTCTGCGAGCCTCGCGAGTGTGGCCTCGTCGCGTGGGCCGTCGCGCAACTCCAGACGCCCCTTCGTACCGGCCGCCTCCACGggacttctctgtttcctgatGACTGCGACGAATGCGTCCACATCGACTTCTCGCCTCTGGTCCGGCGGCTAGCCGACGAGCTTGGCTGTCTCGGCACCGCAGGCGGCCACGCGTTAGACGTGGCCCGTGTCGTGTTCTCGTGCTCGCTGGTGGGCGCGAAGGGATTCGGGGTTTCTTTCCATCCGGACAGATTCGCGTCCGTCTCTTCGTTGCTTCCGGATACGGACTGCCGACGCCTGCTTCCGGTTGCCGTTTCGTTTGCGGACTGGCTCGCCGCGGGGCGCGCGCCTGCGCCTTCCCAGCCCCGCGGGTGTTTAGACACTCCAGACGCCATCTTTGCGTTGTTGCTGACGACGACAGCACGCCTCACAGGCTCGGACGTCTCGGCGCGGCCGCTCGCGCTCTGCAACTCGGTTCTCCTCAAAGTTtctgcgtcgctgcttcACCGCTGTGCCTCTCCCATCGCGAGCGTCGCTGCATGGCTCCTTGCCGCAGGAGCCGCGAGACTGGCCTCTCGCTCAcacgtgtctctcttcgcggtgccgctgctgctcgcgGCCGGGGGCGCAGACGGCGGGCCGGGCGGGCCGGCAGCATCTGAGCGTCTCTCGGGGCCTCTGAAGCACGTGACTTCTGGAGAgcgagcagagaaggcgcatCCTCCCGCTTTGCGCCTGAGCACAGGTCGCACCtttggagaagagacacaagagacggaagaacagcagtggaggagacagttggaagaagtcgaggaagaagaaggggaaatgCTGGCAGAGGCACAGGAGTGCTGGGCAATGCTGCACGAGTGCAGCTCGGCAGACCAAGGCGCCGCGACTGACTCGCGCGCGAGGATTTTGAAGAGACGCCTAGAGTGGAACTGTCTCCGTCTAGAGGGGAGGGCCACTGCTCTCGCTGCACGCCGGAGGGATCTCGAGAGGGCACTCCGCAGCCAGCCgccagggagagagagagtcgatgaaggagaggcgagggacATCACAGCCAAGCCGCGAGAAGggggggagaaaggagaggggagagaaaaagactggGAAAGATGCACACCGAACAAGAGGCCTGTTGATGTCGACGAGGCTAAAGCTGCTCAACTGGTCGACCTGCTCTGGGGCCTCACAGTGTGCGGAGTTTCTGCTCGGCCTATATTTGGAGAGATTGTGCGCGAGGGGGTCCTGTCCAGCGCGGCTCCGCACTTGTCCCTGGAGGACCTTTGCTGTGTGGCGTGCGCCTTCGCTATTCAGGCAAGCCCCTTGGAGACATTCCTTTCCCCCGACTCAGACGACGACGTGAATGCGGATGCAGATCAGTCCCCGAATGCAGCAAGTTTCCCAGCGAAAAACCTGAAGCCTGGCTCTCTCGCACCACAATCGCCGTCGCCGGTATCATGTCGGTTTTCGGCAGACCAAGGAAGAGCGGGTTTAAAATCTGAggctgcgtcgcctgccAGTTCCAcccgcctttctctgctcgcaGCTGACCAGCACAGAGGTGAGCTACCCTGCGGAGAAGCCCCGATAAGCATGAACCGTCTGCGACCTCCGTCTTCGTTCTTGGACAGAAACATCGCGAACCGACTCAAGTTCTACGCCGGCCTCTGCGCTCCGCACATTCGCAAGACCGACCTATACCAGGCACACCTAGGTGGCGACCTGTGTTTGACGCTTCGTAGTCAAGGCAGTCGCAGTGAGGAGAAGGCACGTGAGGACGGGGCggcaagagcgagagaagaagagagcgaaggctGCGAGGGCGGCGGCTGCACGGTGAGTCGAGTGGCGGCGCTCGCGccaagcgaagagagagttGTAGTGTTTTCACAGCTCCGAGACAGCTGGCTCGGACGCGCCTGGGctgcagcgacagaggaaaggaacgaTGAGTTCGCCAGCCTGGCCAAGGGTGCAGTGAGAGACATTACAGCAAtcatcttctctcgacaAACGAGACAGGGCGACCTTGAGGGGAATCCCAGATATCGGCAGGAAGTTAAACTGAACTGTGGTGCCTGGGCGTGCTTGAAGTACGCCCACCGGCGTCTCGGGGCTGCGGACGCTCGGCCCTGGGGCACCCAGTTGAGTGCACTCGCGAGGCGGGAGTCGGGTGAGGGCGAATCTTGCTCCGTGTCCTTGAGTCAAAGTCGAGATGTGTTCTCGATTCGCGACATGCAGCCTCTCGCGGCCTGCGCTGCAGACAAGAAGAGCAGCGGCCAGTCGCGATCTCCCCGTGGCCAACAAAGTGGTGGGTACACTCGCGCCTGGGACACTCTCGTCCCTCCTGCGACGACGAAAAGCTTTCCAACAGAGACGGACTGTGCCTCGcagcaagggagagaacgatCTCGCAAAGACGAGAACAGCGGTGGCGTCGCTCTCGAAGCCGGCGCTGGAGCACCGcaccgaggagagacagatgcgGTGGGGCCGGCAGACAAGGACGAAGCTGTCCCTGGAAGAGACCGCGCTCTTGCCGAAGTGTCGCCGCTGCCCCGGAGACGTCCCGAGAGAACAGGCGCGACGGGGAcacggcgagaggaaaggctgTATGCGCCAGGGGGCAGACTGGCGgagggcgaagagacaggagagagtAGCTTCGGGGACAGGCCGCTGCGTCTCGTCGACCTGGCGGAGTCGCCTCTTGCTGTGCCAACTCGTGACTCAAGTGGTGTCGGCGACTGTCTTGCCTACCACTCAAGTGAACAAGGCGACTTTCAAGGAGGAAGCGgttctcgctgtcttgcACGAAGCGCGTGGGTGCACGAGAGGGGCGGCGGGGGGCGAGATTGCATGGAGGAAGAACCGACGCTCCTGTTGGAGGCGGACAAcgatttcttctccttcttcggagAGAACGACGTCATTGCTTTCCAGGGTAAGACAGAGGCGCGGCCTCGCGAACAGGAGTTCGAATCGGACTGGCCACCTTTTCCCCAGCCCCAGTCTGGCTCGACGCAGCCCTGGGAAGGAGCGGGAGATGCGTcggagaaaggacagagtGGCAGTGACGAACACTACATgtgcgacgaggaagaggacatCTTGTCTGAAGAcgatgacgaagaagagggcaTTTTGAAACCGCTTTTCAGGTTCGTTCTATCTGTGGCGATACGCGGAGGGGCGTATGCAGCCTATCTGCTGATGGGATATGCGCTGATTATCTTGGCCACGACTGGATTGTGGGTAAGCTCGTCTGCCGCTGGACGGCAGGGCCCTGAAGACAGTGCCTTGGAGCTAGCTGCTCGAGACGCATGCGATGCGAAGCTCTCCTTCCGTGCAAAGGGCGGAAGAGGCTACGATAAATATGGGGATTTCTATCAATGA